In the Zingiber officinale cultivar Zhangliang chromosome 5A, Zo_v1.1, whole genome shotgun sequence genome, ACATCATAacactcactcattaattcatcgacacaatgaTCTTACCAGCAGAAGTGGGATGTCATGCGCAAGGAGTATCAACGATTCAAGGGTGTTCTAAATTACCTTTGGGATATATGGTTACACTCTTACAAAGAGCGGTTTGTTTCAGCATGagttgatacatgtatgcaccttGAGAGTAATTCAAATCAAAGATATAGTCACTTTatagatttattatttaaattttatttattattgtactatttcaattcttttcagtattaaaacataatgtatttttttattacatGTATGCACCTTGAGAACAATTCAAATCAAAGATATAGTcactttatagctttattatttaaattttgtttattattgtactatttcaatttttttagtaTTAAAACataatgtatttttttattacagACAGAGTCTTCACATGCGAAACTGAAGTTATATTTAGGAGATATCATGTCATCCCTACaaacatcttttgaaaaaaatacataagatgctGAGAATATAGTTCGGAGATATTAAGAAGTCGTTTGAGAGATCTCTCAACATTCTACGTCATCAACATTTACATAATGACATTTTTAGTCAAATAAGGTGTCAGATTGCATTAGAGGCAATGGAATTGATTTCTAGTCAGCTAAAATGCATTGATGAAGTATCTCACCAGCTAGTCGGCAAATGCAACTATTCTATCAAATTTGTATACGGATTGTCATAcgagcatgatcttgcacattaTCGTTACTTTTCAATTCCAATTCCgcttcagagtatcaacgctcattgaaggagattgtcgatgcacgTACATCAGTTTAATGGCGAGAGAGCATAACCTAACAAGACATTccacgttgttgagatattagatgggatggatcCATATATACGAGAACATATGATAGACAAGTTTTTCGATATGATAGATTCATCTCAAAGTACAGTTCGAGACCCTTcatacaagtatacaacacataacatagaggtcgacctacaggtagagatgagcaaagtggacgTCACATACATTCCTTTGCAGATgcatccacttcaggatctagggtctctcaaccAACTACAAcatctcaagggagaggaagacgtggaaggGGGTTGAAGGTTCGcaatactcaaacgacccatgatcactctccagttTCACCCGTCCATGATACTTATATTAAGAAATTATCTGTGTCTCTGCAGTGTTATATTTCTCGCACTGTTGATGTTCAACTTGATGGTCATTATGGATTCAGCgcaatagctgcactaattgggtatggCGAAAAAGGTTGGTTTCAAGTACGATTcgagcttatagaagagattcaacaaaataaagatctatatgatcaactttatccagatcgaaatttggtaaccaatctattattctcattaaATTGGTTCGAGCTATAGGCACCAGAAATGTATTGGATGAACTCTATGCCTTTGGGAACtgtcatcgcatcaaggtacaatctttTATTACATACATTTGGTGGGAGTGttgggagttgttttactcacttgccattaagaactTCTCAAGTTCCAAACCATGAGCGTtgagaaatagctattgctcatgttagcaatcacttcgtacaagttttcttacATCCTCATTACCCTGTACTACCCATTTCAACGtggtggtggcaacattcatcgtatgaagttaaaggatgggTCACTCGTTATAAGACACATGCTCATTTGGGGTACGAAGTAATAGGTACATCACCATCAAATGCGTCAGGAGTAGAATTTggaaataatattgattaagatttctagttttatatatttttgtattttttttattattacatgtactcttcatttggaaaaaaaaatgtttattcCTAAATTATGAATGTGTGCACTAttaattgttagtatttttgttagctttaaatatataatttttattttaatctatattttttaaattttttacaaataataattcctaaaatttataactaaaaataaacaaaagattataaatatataaaaaattatttaaaaaaatgataaaaaattgataaaaaaattgattaacaaaaaaaataaaatcaataaaaaaccaaaacttgaaaaaaataataaattgaaaaaatataagtattatgaaaaaaataataaatgaaattaattaaaaaatatattgataaaaaataataaacaaaattaattaaaaataaaactgaataaaatttatataaaattgtaaaaatgaaatattgattaaaaaataataaaatttattaaaaaaataaaactaaataaaaattaactaaaattgaaaaaaatagtgtattgataaaaaaataataaattgaattaattaaaaaataaaattaaagaaaaattaaataaaattaaaaatatataaatatgagaactatttttaaataaaattaattaaaaaataaaattaaatggaaaataaattaaaaaaattaaaaagaagagaGAGTAGAAGagtcatttgaaaaaaaaaatgataatccaaaTTAATCTCATTGATTATTTCTGGGGTGATCGATCCGGTGTTACAAAAATTTCTCACCGACTACTAGGATAAATCGAAAAACGCACGCGACGGCCAATTCAGAAACCTAACATCCTTTGATTACACTCTCTATTTGGAgagaaaattcctacaaatacatCGTAGGTAGGATTCGAACCGCGAGTATCCGGGAAACAACTTGAATGTCTTACCATGGTACCATGAAGAGAGGGGAGGTTGAGAGGAGGACTTTTGTTGAACACCAAAATTGGATAGGTTTAGTCATTAATTTACGATCCTACCCTCGGAGATTTTTTTCCTACCGTTCGCTTTGAGCAAATAGAGGGGGATTTGTTGCAAAGACGTGGCATTCACTCAAAAAATACAAGATCAAATGAGAGATCTCTCACGCTCTCTCGGTACTAAAGAGGATACTACGACTAATTAGTGACGCCGCTGACAGATTTATACTGATTTTCCTGCAGCAGAGGAAACGCCTTGCAGTTGCTCTAGAGAGGCCAATACATCAGACATCTTGGGACGGagtttcgggtcgtcggagaTGCATTGCAAAGCGAGTATGGAAACCGCAAGGGCTCCTTTCTTTGGGTACTGGCCTTCCAGACTCCTGTCCATGATCCGATATAATTTTCGCCTGTCTCCCAAAAAGGGTATCACCCATTCGACTAGATTCTGCTCTATTCCCATCTTCGATTTGTCCACAGCACGGCGTCCAGACAAGAGCTCCAACAACACGACGCCGAAACTATACACATCGGCTTTCACTGAGAGTCTACCTGTAGCAATATACTCTGGAGCTGCATATCCATGAGTACCGATGACCTGAGTCGACACATGAGTTTTATCGCCGGTCGGTCCAGCCTTCGCCAAGCCAAAGTCCGATAACTTAGCATTGAATTCCTGTATATGATTTATGATTTAAGATTCATGTTCAATAATAGATTTAGACAGATTTCGAAGGCGTACCGAGTCGAGAAGAATATTGGATGCCTTAAAATCCCTATATATGACTTGCGATTCGGCGTCGTGCAAGAAAGTGAGTCCTCTAGCAGCTCCAATTGCAACTTTGATCCTCGTTACCCATGAGAGTGGCTGAGAACCTCCTACAAGAAACACCCATCAAAATCAATGTCTCGAGTAGTTTTAGACGACCGATATGTAGTACATTGCGTACTTCTGAAGAGGTGATTTTCCAAGCTGCCTTTCGGCATGAACTCGTAGACAAGCAGTTTATTGTCCCCCTCTGAACAATAACCAATAAGCTTGACTAAATTTGGATGGTGAAGCTGACCTAGATAATCAACCTCTGTCTGCGATCATTTGCTAGAATTCGTCAAGACATTGTAGTGGCAACGAAGAATTAAACGAAAGCaggcaatggaggaagaaggataCGAACCAGCCATTCCTTGTGACCTTGGAAACTTTCAGGTTTAAGCTTCTTAACTGCAACAGCCATCCCACATCCTGGTTTTGAAGCCGAAAAGGTTTGCTCATCGATCCAACCTTTATAGACATAACCGAATCCTCCTTCCCCCAGCAGACTTTCGGGTCGGAAATTTCTCGTGGCGTTTTTCAAGTCGATGAAGGTGAAAGCCTTCAGCTGTGAGGATGATAATATTTCACCTTCAGTTCTCGGTGTAGGAGTAGTGAGACTGCCTATCATATCACTAGAGGATTGCACAGATAGAGTAGACGGGGTCGAGCATGTTGTCCGAATCGAGGAAACAGAAAACAAACTTCTCTTACTAGTAACCGCTGCTTTCGAAGAACCTGTTTTATTGTGAAAGGGAACAAAAATAAGCAACAATAGACATCGATCTATCTCAGGGTCAAGCTCGAGAAAAGCTAATGTCCAGTTCATCAGTTAAATCAGAACGATCGATCCTCAGAAAGGGAATGATACTTTATGTAAAAGGAAACCTTCAAGCAAAAGAGGCAACTGATGAACAGAAGCGAGAAGCTACAATTAGAACGACAAACACCAGAAAGATGCCGACGAGATCCCAACTCGAAGCGGAAAATTTTCAAATGAAGATGACTCACTCGAGGCGTTCTGAGGAGGATGAGCGTTCTCGACCCGAGACGAAGAGTTCAAGCAATTACCCATGTCCTCTCCCCGCCCGGAAACAGAAGCGCTCACCAGATCATCGACTGAAGCCCTAGACTCTGTTAGATCTGAAGGAAAGCGAGCGACCGGCAGCCCCAAAGCCCGCTCTTTCTTCCTCGACTCGCCGCTCGAGAGGGGGTGGGCTTTCTAGTACTAATAACGAGCGGAGCGGCGTGGGAGGTCagaggaagagggaggaggaggaggaggaggagggcgaTATAATGTTCGTGGCGGTGTCACGGTGGCCGAAACGCGGTCCCGTTACATCAAGTTGGGCCTGCGGCGTCGaagcaggaggaggaggaggccgaCACAGTGCTCGTGGCGGCGTTACGGTGGCCGAGACGCACTCCCCGTTACATCGAATGGACCCACTGGGTGACGATTCACATGTGGAGAGCGACATCGAATTTTGTTTTGAAGCTTTCTTCCAATTTTATATTCCTTGTATGTTTTcaattttctataaattaattaaaattattaattaattagttcaCGTTTTCCTATTagctaaattaaataataaggtttccGTTTCATTAAGTGTAATGTTGCTTAATTTTAATCAAAGAGAAAATGTTATATTATTAGTATGGATATTATTAGGGTTTAGTATGAGTCAGAATTGAAATctctcataattattataataattttaaaaaaaagatgaAATGAGATGtcattttgataataaataaataaatactcttTTAATTTATGTCAATAAAAAggcattcttttatttttttattttttgtcttaCATTATATAAGATTATTTTGGATCCTAAAGTCTTATTAATTTATATGccattatcaagaaaaataaagaaatttagaGTAAATTCCGGATGAGAATttacaacaataaaaaaaattgtgcataacaataaatatattaatttatttatccaGGGAATTAATGTGGGGGGCCAATGCATGTGATATGAAAGCATGCACAAGGTAAGAACGGGGGAGCGGATTGCGTGGGTCGCTTGATCATGTGAAATAATGACGCCGACAACTTTATCGTTGAGTGATGAAATCACAATGAGGTCATTCTGACGACAATTATTTTAATTGAGAAATTAATGGCTTGGTTTAGATGGGGCATTTTACTAAAAGCAATCTTTTTGGTTTAGAAATATAACTTTTGGgggaaaatttgaatttttttaatcaaaattactttcaGTTAAGcgcataattattataatattctaGTTATGGCAATTACTTTCAGTTATGGCAATTATAATTGTGACAGTTAGAGTTATTGTGACTAAAATAATATTGAGAtgatttattataataattataattgttTGGTGTTTGATTGGGCCTATTGGTGtaggttatcaataaaaatattatgtGATTTAGGTAATGAGTGATTTTAGATAATGGGTGATTATCACCACGTCAACAATTGGAGAGTTAATAATTAGAGAATATAATATAATCTAATATtgttgggttcaattttagataatacaataaaaatttatttgtttagagATTTTAATGTATAACTTAGTATTAaaaattatatcacttataaaataataataataataataataataataataatagtggtgtaaataaataaatttagataatattttagattttttgggataattttattagactttagACTATATCTATTTAGTTTTTCTCAACTATAGTAACTAGAGttgattaattcaattaaacaaagttttaataaaaatctaagtttaaaaaaaattacatgctGCCCACGCCAACACTACCTGATGAGCCTTCTGGTAAGTCGCATGTCACCTCCGACCCCCAGTGAGCGACAGGTGACGTTCGACAAACGGTGTGTGTGAGCATTTCGCTAGAATGGGGCAACGCCGAGCTGACACCACTTGTCGCACGTCGTTTTCACCAGACCGGTGAGCCGCTACCACCTTCAACCCTTAGACGACTCTTCCACATGAAGGAATGGCGACGACCGATGTGGTTGTATTCTCCATAACCCCGGAAtcgaaaaaaatcttaaaaaatatgaGATAATCACATTCTGAGTTGAATTCTCGAATTACTAATGTTTATTGACGGTGTCGGACATGCAAGATCACTCAGGAATTAATCATCATCTAAAACAAAtaagatttttgttgataacctcaATGGATAATCTCAATCAAACACATCCATAgttacataaaaataaaaaaataagatcaCCTTTTTTTGTAAGTACTCTGAGtaagttttgatatgattaataaggttaagttaggtcatgttgtatttaatccttgtgtataagtgtgcaggaacttaggaatacaggaagtcgagcggaaaacacaactagcaagaaggatgacacgggaagcaaGTCAACGGGtttggtgcattcgagggacgagatgtTGTGGAAGAAtacactggcggatgagaaggatatGCATGGtgcttccgagggacaagaagccagagcgaaaatctgctcgaggagagaagaccaaaattgggttcgggtaacTTAACTTTAGGTGGCCAAAGAATCACCCAAGCAACCGGAGCGGAAGCCGGACAAGTCTGCATGTGAGGTGTTACTGGAGACGAAGGGTTCCCCATCGTTACTCCCTTTGCTGCAagcgccaaggagacgaaggagcgtcctttccccttcgtcttcctcagacTTCCTATAAAAGCAGTGTCCAAGCACATATCCAAAAGGTAAGAGGTGTGCGAGCGAAGCGGAGGTGATCAGCGAGTTTTGGGAGGTGATCATCGAGCAGAGGAGAACACCCAGAGGccgggatttggttcgtggaagagttcgaggaggttccgtgaggtgatcttctcggcgacagcagcAGTGACGTCTCCGGCGATTCTTCAACGATTTCTTCGGGAAAACACCGTGAGTGGTTACCGCTTTGCTTCGctttagttttcatgctctcaaaatacCAACAACGGTATCAGAGCACGAAATCATGGTTTTGAAAGCATGAAAATTGGCATGAGAATAGCTCGTTGTTTTTTTCTATcgcgaagaagatgaacagtgcatGTTTTTTttgttcaatcgattcaaatatttgaatcaATTGAATAaggaattgaatcgattcaattgatggtACAGTGCCTCACTCATGTGTTGAATCAATTCATAAATCgattagaaaagaaaaaaatgggaTGAAGAGTGCTCATTTGACGAAGCGCagtaaagaatttaaaaaaaaacgtgtATAAAAATTAAAGAGTGCATGcatgttttttttctttgcttCTTCACGATctagttaatatttaattaaatatttatttactaattaataatacatacctgtatgtatttaattaattaaaataaataaatatttaattaatttgtgGTTCAATTTACGAACATAGAACCCTATTAACTTGATCAATCAAACGCatgtttgatttaaattattagttgatttaagcagaccaatttgatccaatgatacctaaagctgatttaaattatttattagtttAACCAGctcagtttattattgaattaattggggtaatcttgattacaaaagttgggttgatcaaatatgaccggattagttctgttgtgtcagatttgatcaaaaagattagatttgttctactaggttagacttaatccaatgggcattgGATGGATCAAAcgaacctaagtttgatcaataagtctgagattaactcaaatgggcttaaacaataacagaacataggtccaattagattagttctaataaggacaatagactaagtttaacatctggactcctgattgaccggtctaatgggtcagtcgacttaaactcctgaaaatcgaaaagatttgttttcttgatttataatgatggtatggctatgtaaattgaattaaactggttttgtacagacttatttaaattcaatttttcaaatggcacagacgattaccacattgactcatcGCGAAGTGTGGCGAAACCAACTCCGAGAGGAGATTCAAGAGATAaagtataagtctgcttatggagtcgacggacatgttagacggctagatagactattttggaaacttgagcaagaagagtttccagtcctggacagttataggatctgggcattgttgcattcattgccagagtatcctaggataatagcagactatgtatgggggcgTCATGAAGGACGAGTCACATATTCAGTACTATGtaaggaactacttcaccatatgggtgaagaagagcctgaagagtctgaagaggaccaggaaATGCTCGAGGAAGATtcagaaatggatctgatggagaATCCTGAAGTTGCCCCATCAGaaattatcccaaatgagtccaggttaataAGGATAATGTTGGCTGCCACACTAgtatttgtcctagtgggagcagtgctggcttatctagtttactagtgttctgtttactgtcgttatgtacgaacagtgtaaGCTCAtatagtttttgagtcatgtaataatttctgtcgttatgtacgaacagaattaaataataaaaagttatgttatatgttaacaaacttggaaatgattagtttatttcatgccatgattagttcatgcgaatatgatttgttcatatatccatatgattagttcatatgaaaaaaaatgattagttcattttaataatgattcattTATTAGATGGGATATGTggaatataattgatcaatgttgattagattagaacatacaaatgatgagtggaaacaaagttatcacttaattttgtaaactaattATAATTTACACTGAATCAATAattaattgcacatatatgaattacactaaaataataaataatttgtttatttatgtaaatcatgacaactaaaaatatcatagctgaactcaataagggtgagaaataatttgataactacaaaatctagcacctcaagatacaatacgttcttgaggaacaagaagttctagaggttgtaaatcaaatcatggaagAACTAGCTGATGGTTCGACAGCATAGcatagacgtgaccttgatgcctataaggcatggaaaaggaaggacttcattgctaagggtatattgattagttcaatggtggatgacctggtatttgaatattagtcattaccatcggctcatgctgtctaggtagcccttagagagaagtgcAGTGGAGTCAacctgagtaagctccgtcaactaattattaagtttgatagctgtaaaaaacgctcgaatgttaccatggcccaacatctcagggagatgagtaacatgattcgagagcttaagactgctggttatgcgttgactgatgaacaacaggttcaggcagtcattcgttcccttcctgattcttaggaaacgatgaaacagaatttgacccatagtgagagtatcaagactttcactgatgtctcacgccatgttgaacttAAGGCGGAGATGATTGAATCCGCAAAGATTTCTGGTCaaacttttgtagctgaaggttctggttccaaaaATAAGAACAAATGGTTCaggaaaagaaagggaaaaggaaaggaggctaatgctgttgctgcaaaaaaccaaatcaagaagaaaggaaagaaatatggacaaaaacctaagagcaggttgacttgcttcaactgtggcaagaagggtcattttgctcgggattgtactgagcctaaaaaggtagatccatttttttcttctttccacgagcaatatgttgcaagtatagtgttgttagctgattcgtatcctttgtggattgtataTTCAGGAGtaacgaaccacgtagctcgtgatcgagctacatatgtggagtaccgtcgggtacgaACTGGCaataaatggatatatgtaggaaacaatgcaagaattgacacttgcaagctcaacctgcgtggtggaggcaccttgtttctacatgatgtcctgtacgctccCGAGATTCGACGAAATCTGGTTTctgttatttgtcttcttgatttaggttacaatgtaaatttttatagccgttgtgtagaacttcgaattaactctgtgttaattgggtatgattttgtaacaaatgattttatggtttttgatgtagaaccaaataataatgatggttgtttttcaaacattacttttactagtaatgctgatgttaatgatgaaatttggcatgctagattaggacatataggacaagaacgaatgaatagattagctaaagaggACCTATTagacactcatgctaagattaacttgtctatatgtgagcattgtcttgcgggaaagacgactagaaaactatttggtaaggctattagggctgaatcaccattgcaattaattcattcggatatttgtggtccaatgaatatgaaggctagaaatgggagttcttatttcattacatttatcgatgacttcacacgttttggtcatatgtatttgatttctcataaatctgaagcattggattgctttattcgttacttgaacgaagttgagaatcaattggaacgtaaggttaaaaccttgcgcactgatcgtggaggagaatatttgtctgatcagttcaagacaatgtgtaatgagaaagggattattagacagctaactatccctgaaactccacagtaaaatggggttgctgaaagacgAAATAGGATTATTCttaaaatggttaggtctatgatggcgcaggttaatttgtcaatctcctattggggagatgcattattagttgtggcctatatacttaacaaagtatcttcaaagtcagtttcatctaccccacatgaacgttggacaggcagaaagtcggatttgagtaatctgagaccttaggggtcagctgcctacgttcatgataagacccacaaatatggaaaattaggacccagagataagaagtgtatctttataaggtactctgagacttctaagggttatgtttttattggtgagcgacaagatggaaccatctctgaaatagagtcaagagatgctacttttctagaaactgagttcctaacacgaggtgaagttgataagacaattcctctatatgagatagaggaggaggataatgttcctttatcaacagatcAGGAGATGTTTGAATCTAGTCAActgagtgggagtaatttgctactgaatgagtcagtttctcaacagtctaaccttcgaagaagtagtcgtcagattattccttggagaaggtttgatattgagaatgaggcattgatggttctcccagttgatgatgaggaacctcgaacagttgaggaagctttgagaagctcagttagaaaagaatagaaagttgcaatggatgaagaaatggagtcaatgagaaagattcaagtttgagatttagtcgatcttcctccgggccgaaggaccattgggaataagtggattctcaaaataagaGGAAAATAGATGGagcgattaatcgatacaaagctcgattggttgcaaaaggatatacccaaatggaaggtattgactttgaagagacattctccccagttgtgaagtttgtgtcaatacgtgtcatcctagctatagtagcacaatatgacatggaattacatcatatGGATGTAcaaacggctttccttaatggtaatgttgatgaagaaatctatatggtacaaccagaaggtcatgttgttgaaggccaagagaaaagagtatgtagacttcggaagtttatatatgggctaaagcaagcgtcaaaacaatggaatataagatttaatgaagtaatattgtcttatgattttgaaatggtcaatgaggatcattgtgtttacctaagaaaggaaaaaggaaagtttatcattttatcattatatgttgatgatatgctaatagttgGAAGCGACATAAactgtgtgatagaagtcaaaagttggctttcatcacaatttgacataatatatatgggagaagcagagtacatcttaggagcaAAAGAttgttagagaccgatcaaagaggcttttgggtttgtctcaagaaactTATATCACTAAGTtgctgcaacacttcaatatATCAGATTGCAACGTTGAGCAGACGCCTATAgcgaaaggtactgtcttgagcaaaagtatatatcccaagactcctga is a window encoding:
- the LOC121980674 gene encoding probable serine/threonine-protein kinase PBL3 isoform X2; its protein translation is MGNCLNSSSRVENAHPPQNASSSSKAAVTSKRSLFSVSSIRTTCSTPSTLSVQSSSDMIGSLTTPTPRTEGEILSSSQLKAFTFIDLKNATRNFRPESLLGEGGFGYVYKGWIDEQTFSASKPGCGMAVAVKKLKPESFQGHKEWLTEVDYLGQLHHPNLVKLIGYCSEGDNKLLVYEFMPKGSLENHLFRSSQPLSWVTRIKVAIGAARGLTFLHDAESQVIYRDFKASNILLDSEFNAKLSDFGLAKAGPTGDKTHVSTQVIGTHGYAAPEYIATGRLSVKADVYSFGVVLLELLSGRRAVDKSKMGIEQNLVEWVIPFLGDRRKLYRIMDRSLEGQYPKKGALAVSILALQCISDDPKLRPKMSDVLASLEQLQGVSSAAGKSV
- the LOC121980674 gene encoding probable serine/threonine-protein kinase PBL3 isoform X3: MAVAVKKLKPESFQGHKEWLTEVDYLGQLHHPNLVKLIGYCSEGDNKLLVYEFMPKGSLENHLFRRGSQPLSWVTRIKVAIGAARGLTFLHDAESQVIYRDFKASNILLDSEFNAKLSDFGLAKAGPTGDKTHVSTQVIGTHGYAAPEYIATGRLSVKADVYSFGVVLLELLSGRRAVDKSKMGIEQNLVEWVIPFLGDRRKLYRIMDRSLEGQYPKKGALAVSILALQCISDDPKLRPKMSDVLASLEQLQGVSSAAGKSV
- the LOC121980674 gene encoding probable serine/threonine-protein kinase PBL3 isoform X1, which produces MGNCLNSSSRVENAHPPQNASSSSKAAVTSKRSLFSVSSIRTTCSTPSTLSVQSSSDMIGSLTTPTPRTEGEILSSSQLKAFTFIDLKNATRNFRPESLLGEGGFGYVYKGWIDEQTFSASKPGCGMAVAVKKLKPESFQGHKEWLTEVDYLGQLHHPNLVKLIGYCSEGDNKLLVYEFMPKGSLENHLFRRGSQPLSWVTRIKVAIGAARGLTFLHDAESQVIYRDFKASNILLDSEFNAKLSDFGLAKAGPTGDKTHVSTQVIGTHGYAAPEYIATGRLSVKADVYSFGVVLLELLSGRRAVDKSKMGIEQNLVEWVIPFLGDRRKLYRIMDRSLEGQYPKKGALAVSILALQCISDDPKLRPKMSDVLASLEQLQGVSSAAGKSV